The Bacillota bacterium genome includes the window TAGGTAAGGTTATTGATTATGAGGTGAGCCTTGATAATCTTGAGAATATTTTTTCAAGTTATGATATCTGACATGTTTGTTGGAAAAAGCAAATAATACTTTTAAAGAATGGTGATATATATGAATATTATATTTGAAAACAAAGAGTATGGAGATTTATATAATAAATGTGTTATTGAAAAATTCAAGAAAAATTATCCTGAACCTAAGTGTGTTGCTGTTTGTATGAAGAGAAGCCCGGATTTATTATTTTTATTGTATTATCTATTTAAAAATGGAATTACATATATACCTATAGATCCTACTTACCCCCATGAACGGATTCAGTATATACTTCATGATTCGAAACCTGATATAGTTGTTTTTGATTTGGCAGAGAGTTCAAATAATGAA containing:
- a CDS encoding AMP-binding protein, whose translation is MNIIFENKEYGDLYNKCVIEKFKKNYPEPKCVAVCMKRSPDLLFLLYYLFKNGITYIPIDPTYPHERIQYILHDSKPDIVVFDLAESSNNESVYNSTYASLIEP